The following coding sequences are from one Musa acuminata AAA Group cultivar baxijiao chromosome BXJ2-4, Cavendish_Baxijiao_AAA, whole genome shotgun sequence window:
- the LOC135583014 gene encoding auxin response factor 15-like isoform X3 codes for MGIDLNTIEEEDEEPEHPAHAAPPPAAAAVEDAFQGTPVCLELWHACAGPRIWLPKKGSLVVYLPQGHMEHLGDGGGGGADGGGRGGICRRDVPPHCLCRVIDVKLHADAATDDVYAQLSLLAESEDFERRMKMGEVEGNEEGDDVECINRSSVPHMFCKTLTASDTSTHGGFSVPRRAAEDCFPPLDYKLQRPSQELIAKDLHGMEWRFRHIYRGQPRRHLLTTGWSAFVNRKKLISGDAVLFLRGTDGELRLGIRRAVQFKSSNPVSAHPSGNSTLATLADIANAVSTRKVFHVYYNPRANSSDFIVPYWKFVKSFNSSISVGIRSTGLVTGISDMDPVRWPGSKWRCLLVNWDVDADTNQQNRISPWEIEPTGSVSGSGSLSTVGSKRAKIGLPSVNMDFPIPNGNGCPDLRESASIHKVLQGQEFMRLGAPNCIGVTASHVFGIGNPQYSEKGCSADANGSIIGESVPGGRVRIPHGKSDSSFNRTGFSESIRFQKVLQGQEVFSRNPPFLGAPCDAHVRNGVYGQFDDVLTSRAESRLPIAPHGYVTLLQQSLPSIQAFSPSSVLMFQDASCVSLSAHSMPGMNYQDRGDEGCRFAMLNGSEPLHREESNFPSWPPTLACHFANQQCKMVKVHDPVLDGKLDFENERSVSRKGCRLFGFPLTERIPVANLVDKPPPVTPATSMPQMPAKPVGCSSALYALRAAPI; via the exons ATGGGGATCGATTTGAACACgatagaggaggaggatgaggagccgGAGCACCCAGCCCATGCCGCTCCACCGCCCGCGGCAGCGGCAGTTGAGGACGCGTTTCAGGGAACGCCTGTGTGCCTGGAGCTGTGGCACGCCTGCGCAGGGCCCCGTATATGGTTGCCCAAGAAGGGGAGCTTGGTGGTGTACTTGCCGCAGGGGCACATGGAGCACCTCGGggacggcggaggcggcggcgccgacGGTGGAGGGAGAGGGGGAATCTGCCGCCGTGATGTGCCCCCTCATTGCTTATGTCGTGTGATCGACGTCAAGCTCCAT GCTGATGCCGCTACAGACGATGTGTACGCTCAGCTCTCTCTTCTTGCCGAAAGCGAG GATTTTGAACGAAGAATGAAGATGGGTGAGGTTGAAGGAAATGAGGAAGGAGATGATGTTGAGTGCATAAACAGATCCTCTGTCCCCCATATGTTCTGCAAGACCCTCACTGCATCTGACACTAGCACCCATGGAGGGTTCTCTGTGCCCCGCCGAGCTGCTGAGGACTGCTTCCCTCCCCTG GATTATAAGCTGCAGAGACCTTCGCAAGAGCTTATTGCAAAAGACTTACATGGCATGGAATGGAGGTTTCGACATATCTATAGAG GTCAACCGCGCAGGCATCTTCTTACAACTGGATGGAGTGCATTTGTGAATAGGAAAAAGCTCATATCAGGAGATGCAGTGCTCTTTCTTCG GGGTACTGATGGGGAGCTTAGATTGGGTATTAGGAGAGCAGTACAATTTAAAAGCAGCAATCCAGTTTCAGCACATCCAAGTGGGAACTCGACTCTTGCTACATTGGCCGATATTGCTAACGCTGTGTCCACAAGAAAAGTCTTCCATGTCTATTATAACCCAAG GGCAAACTCGTCGGATTTCATTGTTCCATACTGGAAATTTGTAAAAAGCTTCAATAGTTCCATTTCTGTGGGAATCAG GTCCACAGGACTGGTAACTGGGATCAGTGACATGGACCCTGTAAGATGGCCTGGTTCCAAGTGGAGGTGTCTGTTG GTAAATTGGGACGTTGATGCAGATACTAATCAACAGAATAGGATATCCCCATGGGAAATTGAACCGACTGGTTCAGTTTCGGGCTCTGGCAGCCTGTCAACAGTAGGTTCCAAGAGGGCCAAAATCGGTCTTCCCTCTGTCAATATGGATTTTCCAATTCCGA ATGGAAATGGTTGTCCAGACTTGAGGGAATCTGCAAGTATCCACAAGgtcttgcaaggtcaagaatttaTGAGACTCGGTGCTCCAAATTGCATTGGTGTGACAGCTTCTCATGTTTTCGGGATTGGAAATCCTCAGTACTCAGAGAAGGGATGTTCCGCTGATGCAAATGGCAGCATCATAGGTGAATCTGTTCCAGGAGGTAGGGTCAGAATCCCACATGGAAAATCTGACTCGTCCTTCAATCGCACAGGCTTTAGTGAATCTATCCGATTCCAGAAGGTCTTGCAAGGTCAAGAAGTTTTCTCAAGAAATCCTCCTTTCCTTGGAGCACCATGTGATGCTCATGTAAGGAATGGTGTGTACGGCCAGTTTGATGATGTTCTCACATCTCGTGCTGAAAGCAGATTGCCTATAGCACCCCATGGATATGTTACTCTTCTTCAACAGTCTTTGCCATCAATTCAAGCATTTTCCCCATCTTCGGTGCTAATGTTTCAAGATGCAAGTTGTGTATCTCTGTCAGCTCATTCTATGCCTGGCATGAATTATCAAGACAGAGGTGATGAAGGGTGCCGCTTTGCCATGTTAAATGGTTCAGAACCCTTGCATAGAGAAGAATCAAACTTTCCATCTTGGCCTCCAACATTGGCTTGTCATTTTGCCAACCAGCAATGCAAAATGGTAAAAGTCCATGATCCTGTCTTGGATGGTAAGCTGGACTTTGAAAACGAGCGAAGTGTCAGCCGAAAAGGTTGCAGACTTTTTGGTTTTCCCTTAACCGAGAGGATTCCTGTGGCAAATTTAGTCGACAAACCTCCTCCAGTCACTCCAGCTACTTCAATGCCTCAAATGCCTGCTAAGCCCGTCGGGTGCAGCAGTGCCCTTTATGCTTTGCGTGCAGCTCCAATTTAG
- the LOC135583014 gene encoding auxin response factor 15-like isoform X1 — translation MGIDLNTIEEEDEEPEHPAHAAPPPAAAAVEDAFQGTPVCLELWHACAGPRIWLPKKGSLVVYLPQGHMEHLGDGGGGGADGGGRGGICRRDVPPHCLCRVIDVKLHADAATDDVYAQLSLLAESEDFERRMKMGEVEGNEEGDDVECINRSSVPHMFCKTLTASDTSTHGGFSVPRRAAEDCFPPLDYKLQRPSQELIAKDLHGMEWRFRHIYRGQPRRHLLTTGWSAFVNRKKLISGDAVLFLRGTDGELRLGIRRAVQFKSSNPVSAHPSGNSTLATLADIANAVSTRKVFHVYYNPRANSSDFIVPYWKFVKSFNSSISVGIRFKMIYESDDASERRFDIRSFLGFKLRCVECCSFTFFYRSTGLVTGISDMDPVRWPGSKWRCLLVNWDVDADTNQQNRISPWEIEPTGSVSGSGSLSTVGSKRAKIGLPSVNMDFPIPNGNGCPDLRESASIHKVLQGQEFMRLGAPNCIGVTASHVFGIGNPQYSEKGCSADANGSIIGESVPGGRVRIPHGKSDSSFNRTGFSESIRFQKVLQGQEVFSRNPPFLGAPCDAHVRNGVYGQFDDVLTSRAESRLPIAPHGYVTLLQQSLPSIQAFSPSSVLMFQDASCVSLSAHSMPGMNYQDRGDEGCRFAMLNGSEPLHREESNFPSWPPTLACHFANQQCKMVKVHDPVLDGKLDFENERSVSRKGCRLFGFPLTERIPVANLVDKPPPVTPATSMPQMPAKPVGCSSALYALRAAPI, via the exons ATGGGGATCGATTTGAACACgatagaggaggaggatgaggagccgGAGCACCCAGCCCATGCCGCTCCACCGCCCGCGGCAGCGGCAGTTGAGGACGCGTTTCAGGGAACGCCTGTGTGCCTGGAGCTGTGGCACGCCTGCGCAGGGCCCCGTATATGGTTGCCCAAGAAGGGGAGCTTGGTGGTGTACTTGCCGCAGGGGCACATGGAGCACCTCGGggacggcggaggcggcggcgccgacGGTGGAGGGAGAGGGGGAATCTGCCGCCGTGATGTGCCCCCTCATTGCTTATGTCGTGTGATCGACGTCAAGCTCCAT GCTGATGCCGCTACAGACGATGTGTACGCTCAGCTCTCTCTTCTTGCCGAAAGCGAG GATTTTGAACGAAGAATGAAGATGGGTGAGGTTGAAGGAAATGAGGAAGGAGATGATGTTGAGTGCATAAACAGATCCTCTGTCCCCCATATGTTCTGCAAGACCCTCACTGCATCTGACACTAGCACCCATGGAGGGTTCTCTGTGCCCCGCCGAGCTGCTGAGGACTGCTTCCCTCCCCTG GATTATAAGCTGCAGAGACCTTCGCAAGAGCTTATTGCAAAAGACTTACATGGCATGGAATGGAGGTTTCGACATATCTATAGAG GTCAACCGCGCAGGCATCTTCTTACAACTGGATGGAGTGCATTTGTGAATAGGAAAAAGCTCATATCAGGAGATGCAGTGCTCTTTCTTCG GGGTACTGATGGGGAGCTTAGATTGGGTATTAGGAGAGCAGTACAATTTAAAAGCAGCAATCCAGTTTCAGCACATCCAAGTGGGAACTCGACTCTTGCTACATTGGCCGATATTGCTAACGCTGTGTCCACAAGAAAAGTCTTCCATGTCTATTATAACCCAAG GGCAAACTCGTCGGATTTCATTGTTCCATACTGGAAATTTGTAAAAAGCTTCAATAGTTCCATTTCTGTGGGAATCAGGTTCAAAATGATTTATGAAAGTGACGATGCCTCAGAGAGAAGGTTTGATATACGTTCTTTTTTAGGATTTAAATTGAGATGTGTTGAATGTTGTTCATTTACCTTTTTCTATAGGTCCACAGGACTGGTAACTGGGATCAGTGACATGGACCCTGTAAGATGGCCTGGTTCCAAGTGGAGGTGTCTGTTG GTAAATTGGGACGTTGATGCAGATACTAATCAACAGAATAGGATATCCCCATGGGAAATTGAACCGACTGGTTCAGTTTCGGGCTCTGGCAGCCTGTCAACAGTAGGTTCCAAGAGGGCCAAAATCGGTCTTCCCTCTGTCAATATGGATTTTCCAATTCCGA ATGGAAATGGTTGTCCAGACTTGAGGGAATCTGCAAGTATCCACAAGgtcttgcaaggtcaagaatttaTGAGACTCGGTGCTCCAAATTGCATTGGTGTGACAGCTTCTCATGTTTTCGGGATTGGAAATCCTCAGTACTCAGAGAAGGGATGTTCCGCTGATGCAAATGGCAGCATCATAGGTGAATCTGTTCCAGGAGGTAGGGTCAGAATCCCACATGGAAAATCTGACTCGTCCTTCAATCGCACAGGCTTTAGTGAATCTATCCGATTCCAGAAGGTCTTGCAAGGTCAAGAAGTTTTCTCAAGAAATCCTCCTTTCCTTGGAGCACCATGTGATGCTCATGTAAGGAATGGTGTGTACGGCCAGTTTGATGATGTTCTCACATCTCGTGCTGAAAGCAGATTGCCTATAGCACCCCATGGATATGTTACTCTTCTTCAACAGTCTTTGCCATCAATTCAAGCATTTTCCCCATCTTCGGTGCTAATGTTTCAAGATGCAAGTTGTGTATCTCTGTCAGCTCATTCTATGCCTGGCATGAATTATCAAGACAGAGGTGATGAAGGGTGCCGCTTTGCCATGTTAAATGGTTCAGAACCCTTGCATAGAGAAGAATCAAACTTTCCATCTTGGCCTCCAACATTGGCTTGTCATTTTGCCAACCAGCAATGCAAAATGGTAAAAGTCCATGATCCTGTCTTGGATGGTAAGCTGGACTTTGAAAACGAGCGAAGTGTCAGCCGAAAAGGTTGCAGACTTTTTGGTTTTCCCTTAACCGAGAGGATTCCTGTGGCAAATTTAGTCGACAAACCTCCTCCAGTCACTCCAGCTACTTCAATGCCTCAAATGCCTGCTAAGCCCGTCGGGTGCAGCAGTGCCCTTTATGCTTTGCGTGCAGCTCCAATTTAG
- the LOC135583014 gene encoding auxin response factor 15-like isoform X2, producing MGIDLNTIEEEDEEPEHPAHAAPPPAAAAVEDAFQGTPVCLELWHACAGPRIWLPKKGSLVVYLPQGHMEHLGDGGGGGADGGGRGGICRRDVPPHCLCRVIDVKLHADAATDDVYAQLSLLAESEDFERRMKMGEVEGNEEGDDVECINRSSVPHMFCKTLTASDTSTHGGFSVPRRAAEDCFPPLDYKLQRPSQELIAKDLHGMEWRFRHIYRGQPRRHLLTTGWSAFVNRKKLISGDAVLFLRGTDGELRLGIRRAVQFKSSNPVSAHPSGNSTLATLADIANAVSTRKVFHVYYNPRANSSDFIVPYWKFVKSFNSSISVGIRFKMIYESDDASERRSTGLVTGISDMDPVRWPGSKWRCLLVNWDVDADTNQQNRISPWEIEPTGSVSGSGSLSTVGSKRAKIGLPSVNMDFPIPNGNGCPDLRESASIHKVLQGQEFMRLGAPNCIGVTASHVFGIGNPQYSEKGCSADANGSIIGESVPGGRVRIPHGKSDSSFNRTGFSESIRFQKVLQGQEVFSRNPPFLGAPCDAHVRNGVYGQFDDVLTSRAESRLPIAPHGYVTLLQQSLPSIQAFSPSSVLMFQDASCVSLSAHSMPGMNYQDRGDEGCRFAMLNGSEPLHREESNFPSWPPTLACHFANQQCKMVKVHDPVLDGKLDFENERSVSRKGCRLFGFPLTERIPVANLVDKPPPVTPATSMPQMPAKPVGCSSALYALRAAPI from the exons ATGGGGATCGATTTGAACACgatagaggaggaggatgaggagccgGAGCACCCAGCCCATGCCGCTCCACCGCCCGCGGCAGCGGCAGTTGAGGACGCGTTTCAGGGAACGCCTGTGTGCCTGGAGCTGTGGCACGCCTGCGCAGGGCCCCGTATATGGTTGCCCAAGAAGGGGAGCTTGGTGGTGTACTTGCCGCAGGGGCACATGGAGCACCTCGGggacggcggaggcggcggcgccgacGGTGGAGGGAGAGGGGGAATCTGCCGCCGTGATGTGCCCCCTCATTGCTTATGTCGTGTGATCGACGTCAAGCTCCAT GCTGATGCCGCTACAGACGATGTGTACGCTCAGCTCTCTCTTCTTGCCGAAAGCGAG GATTTTGAACGAAGAATGAAGATGGGTGAGGTTGAAGGAAATGAGGAAGGAGATGATGTTGAGTGCATAAACAGATCCTCTGTCCCCCATATGTTCTGCAAGACCCTCACTGCATCTGACACTAGCACCCATGGAGGGTTCTCTGTGCCCCGCCGAGCTGCTGAGGACTGCTTCCCTCCCCTG GATTATAAGCTGCAGAGACCTTCGCAAGAGCTTATTGCAAAAGACTTACATGGCATGGAATGGAGGTTTCGACATATCTATAGAG GTCAACCGCGCAGGCATCTTCTTACAACTGGATGGAGTGCATTTGTGAATAGGAAAAAGCTCATATCAGGAGATGCAGTGCTCTTTCTTCG GGGTACTGATGGGGAGCTTAGATTGGGTATTAGGAGAGCAGTACAATTTAAAAGCAGCAATCCAGTTTCAGCACATCCAAGTGGGAACTCGACTCTTGCTACATTGGCCGATATTGCTAACGCTGTGTCCACAAGAAAAGTCTTCCATGTCTATTATAACCCAAG GGCAAACTCGTCGGATTTCATTGTTCCATACTGGAAATTTGTAAAAAGCTTCAATAGTTCCATTTCTGTGGGAATCAGGTTCAAAATGATTTATGAAAGTGACGATGCCTCAGAGAGAAG GTCCACAGGACTGGTAACTGGGATCAGTGACATGGACCCTGTAAGATGGCCTGGTTCCAAGTGGAGGTGTCTGTTG GTAAATTGGGACGTTGATGCAGATACTAATCAACAGAATAGGATATCCCCATGGGAAATTGAACCGACTGGTTCAGTTTCGGGCTCTGGCAGCCTGTCAACAGTAGGTTCCAAGAGGGCCAAAATCGGTCTTCCCTCTGTCAATATGGATTTTCCAATTCCGA ATGGAAATGGTTGTCCAGACTTGAGGGAATCTGCAAGTATCCACAAGgtcttgcaaggtcaagaatttaTGAGACTCGGTGCTCCAAATTGCATTGGTGTGACAGCTTCTCATGTTTTCGGGATTGGAAATCCTCAGTACTCAGAGAAGGGATGTTCCGCTGATGCAAATGGCAGCATCATAGGTGAATCTGTTCCAGGAGGTAGGGTCAGAATCCCACATGGAAAATCTGACTCGTCCTTCAATCGCACAGGCTTTAGTGAATCTATCCGATTCCAGAAGGTCTTGCAAGGTCAAGAAGTTTTCTCAAGAAATCCTCCTTTCCTTGGAGCACCATGTGATGCTCATGTAAGGAATGGTGTGTACGGCCAGTTTGATGATGTTCTCACATCTCGTGCTGAAAGCAGATTGCCTATAGCACCCCATGGATATGTTACTCTTCTTCAACAGTCTTTGCCATCAATTCAAGCATTTTCCCCATCTTCGGTGCTAATGTTTCAAGATGCAAGTTGTGTATCTCTGTCAGCTCATTCTATGCCTGGCATGAATTATCAAGACAGAGGTGATGAAGGGTGCCGCTTTGCCATGTTAAATGGTTCAGAACCCTTGCATAGAGAAGAATCAAACTTTCCATCTTGGCCTCCAACATTGGCTTGTCATTTTGCCAACCAGCAATGCAAAATGGTAAAAGTCCATGATCCTGTCTTGGATGGTAAGCTGGACTTTGAAAACGAGCGAAGTGTCAGCCGAAAAGGTTGCAGACTTTTTGGTTTTCCCTTAACCGAGAGGATTCCTGTGGCAAATTTAGTCGACAAACCTCCTCCAGTCACTCCAGCTACTTCAATGCCTCAAATGCCTGCTAAGCCCGTCGGGTGCAGCAGTGCCCTTTATGCTTTGCGTGCAGCTCCAATTTAG